A genomic window from Amia ocellicauda isolate fAmiCal2 chromosome 15, fAmiCal2.hap1, whole genome shotgun sequence includes:
- the LOC136771991 gene encoding DNA helicase B, which yields MSWFAPPPGNTTLVGYILPPKENSALNEEDDSPSEEEEENEPEFLDITEMSSLYAGGRVVKACLPTRREVDFLNLASGQQCRVVGRFALLDPWWEVTALVRLYKSRLCLMCCPFYKLRTDLGENPRSVIALFLKACGVSPDHVTTFSEWLQVGMKLDFSNLQEKLEEFGEEGSDSKAIAGSITKSVNKSDVGKTVQVASGHPLVMKYLPILLPRKFRNLLMKWDAVQEKGMEAQMVAHPEDEVPPDTLLNRLEKLIRTDVWKLGFTKILRKEFGIIHCEATLEAFRQCDLLRQIPELQRKALLVYDTLKRICRSNGCTYVTKYQLDSHLKKKCSWRMSQPLDFLKEQNVVVVLQDEKVFLRNFYDYETGIAKSVGTLLRDTPWHIDLDVRKVLRAAHCRRMEDGQNGSNDEAQVESREEDAALEADTGPAQSEHGLPNGHQQHNRGTEPGEGHENVELDPDQVRAAEMICANPVTVISGKGGCGKTTVVTLVFRAVLDEQEEVRNACKAFENDLDTSKEWNTLSGFPSDTQQQSVSSSEPIKVLLTAPTGRAASLLKKRTSFDAFTLHQVLFSYMKARKGELGIPHDWKFADVQVFVVDEGSLVSVQILNSVLNLLVKYAQLKKLILLGDVRQLPSIEPGNTLADMFNGLLDVSWAIEMKTNHRAESQLIVNNAGQISDMGTRHIYYPLEYDATVALGGKAMSVTMPTTDKSFIFVRLPPKKNGFDLQDAIKLLLNSAPGLEDHGSSQFVAFRRKDCELINELCCQHYSNHTTRNHKRKLAFQPGDKVCCTKNGYVTECTLEKDLNQVSDIVPIKMERLCNGEIFFITNDEEKDKKRYLNLDDREGRELCVWFRELQRECSLKHAWARTIHTFQGSEAETVVYVLGAGGGESWQHVYTAVTRGRKRVYVVGEEKDFQRAMQWKLPKRNTQLRELLKQELYRGRSERAGEPASQANGTENPPSAPFRAASGLWPTQSTPLPTQSKESLKLHLPTSLSCQRSLWDSGSVDESLSDDVAFSQTYTWSPMDGTSSAVPSQHHAGKDQMDGLDASPQPGCPHHVDTPGNPSGAEWTPSASPARSKRQNSTDNDCGTPSKLHRVQAVESPLGCSLLQSLSLTSPRPGSRPRQLFQPPASHN from the exons ATGTCTTGGTTCGCTCCTCCGCCGGGCAATACGACTTTGGTCGGTTATATTTTACCACCAAAAGAAAATTCAGCGCTAAACGAGGAAGATGATTCTCCGTcggaggaagaagaggaaaaCGAGCCGGAGTTTTTAGACATTACGGAGATGAGCAGCCTGTACGCGGGAGGACGTGTCGTCAAAGCCTGCCTCCCGACGCGCAGAGAAG TGGATTTTCTGAACTTGGCATCAGGACAGCAGTGCAGGGTGGTGGGCAGGTTTGCTCTGCTGGACCCCTGGTGGGAGGTGACTGCTCTTGTACGATTGTACAAGTCCAGGTTGTGCCTGATGTGCTGTCCATTCTACAAACTGAGGACTGATCTCGGAGAAAACCCCAGGTCTGTCATTGCCTTATTTCTGAAGGCGTGTGGTGTCAGTCCTGACCATGTCACAACGTTCAGTGAGTGGCTGCAAGTGGGCATGAAACTGGATTTTTCAAACTTGCAGGAAAAGCTGGAGGAATTTGGTGAGGAAGGCAGTGATAGCAAAGCAATTGCAGGTTCCATAACAAAATCTGTGAACAAATCAG ATGTAGGTAAAACCGTGCAGGTAGCCTCTGGGCACCCACTGGTGATGAAGTACCTGCCTATACTGCTTCCTCGTAAGTTTCGAAACTTGCTGATGAAATGGGATGCTGTACAGGAGAAAGGCATGGAGGCACAGATGGTGGCGCACCCTGAGGATGAGGTCCCCCCAGATACTTTACTGAACAGGCTGGAAAAGCTTATCAGGACAGATGTTTGGAAGCTGGGTTTTACCAAG ATTCTTCGTAAGGAGTTTGGCATCATTCACTGTGAGGCAACGTTGGAGGCGTTTCGTCAATGTGATCTTCTCCGGCAGATTCCTGAGCTGCAGCGCAAAGCCCTGCTGGTATATGACACACTGAAGCGCATCTGCAGGAGCAATGGCTGCACTTATGTTACCAAGTACCAACTCGACAGTCACCTGAAGAAGAAATGCTCATGGAGAATGTCGCAGCCACTAGATTTCCTCAAAGAGCAGAATGTGGTGGTGGTGCTGCAGGATGAAAAGGTGTTTCTCCGTAACTTTTACGATTATGAGACGGGTATCGCCAAGTCTGTGGGCACCTTGCTGAGGGACACCCCTTGGCACATCGATCTGGATGTGAGGAAGGTCCTCCGAGCCGCCCACTGCAGAAGGATGGAGGATGGGCAGAATGGCAGCAATGATGAAGCACAAGTTGAGAGCAGGGAAGAAGATGCTGCTTTGGAAGCAGACACTGGCCCAGCTCAGTCTGAACATGGCCTTCCCAATGGACACCAGCAACACAACAGAGGTACAGAGCCGGGGGAAGGTCACGAAAATGTGGAGCTCGACCCAGATCAGGTCCGAGCTGCTGAAATGATCTGCGCCAACCCAGTAACTGTTATTAGTGGGAAGGGGGGCTGCGGTAAGACCACGGTGGTCACCCTGGTGTTTCGGGCAGTGCTTGACGAGCAAGAGGAGGTGCGCAATGCCTGCAAGGCCTTCGAGAATGACCTTGACACCTCTAAAGAGTGGAACACCTTATCAGGGTTTCCCAGTGACACCCAGCAGCAGTCCGTCAGCTCCTCAGAGCCTATCAAGGTCCTACTCACTGCCCCCACTGGGAGAGCCGCTTCCCTCCTGAAGAAGAGGACGAGCTTTGATGCATTCACATTGCACCAG GTACTCTTCAGTTATATGAAAGCACGAAAAGGTGAACTTGGCATACCGCATGACTGGAAATTTGCAGATGTTCAGGTGTTTGTAGTAGACGAAGGGAGCCTGGTGTCGGTGCAGATACTGAACTCGGTGTTGAACCTGCTGGTAAAGTACGCTCAGCTGAAGAAGCTCATTCTTCTGG GTGATGTAAGACAGCTGCCCAGCATCGAGCCCGGGAACACGCTGGCGGACATGTTCAACGGCCTCTTGGATGTCAGCTGGGCAATTGAGATGAAAACCAACCACCGCGCCGAATCGCAGCTGATTGTCAATAATGCCGGACA AATATCTGACATGGGCACAAGGCACATCTATTATCCTCTGGAATACGATGCCACTGTAGCGCTTGGAGGAAAGGCCATGAGTGTCACAATGCCAACAACCGACAAGAGCTTCATTTTTGTCCGTCTCCCTCCTAAGAAAAATGGCTTTG ATCTTCAAGATGCAATCAAGTTGCTTTTGAACTCTGCCCCTGGATTGGAGGATCATGGTtcttcacagtttgttgcgttcAGACG GAAAGATTGTGAATTGATCAATGAACTCTGCTGTCAGCACTATTCCAATCACACTACCAG GAACCATAAAAGAAAGCTTGCGTTTCAGCCAGGCGACAAAGTTTGTTGCACAAAAAATGGCTATGTTACTGAATGCACCTTGGAAAAGGACCTCAACCAGGTATCAGACATAGTGCCAATCAAAATGGAGCGGCTGTGCAACGGGGAGATATTCTTCATAACGAAC GATGAGGAGAAAGATAAAAAACGCTACCTGAATCTAGATGACAGAGAAGGCcgggagctgtgtgtgtggttCAGGGAGCTGCAGAGGGAGTGCAGTCTGAAACATGCCTGGGCCAGAACTATCCACACCTTCCAG GGTTCGGAAGCAGAGACAGTGGTGTACGTCCTGGGAGCCGGCGGGGGTGAGAGCTGGCAGCATGTGTACACGGCAGTGACGCGAGGGAGGAAACGGGTCTACGTGGTGGGCGAGGAGAAGGACTTTCAAAGGGCCATGCAGTGGAAGCTGCCCAAGCGGAACACACAGCTGAGAGAGCTGCTGAAACAGGAGCTGTACAGGGGCAGATCGGAGAGGGCGGGAGAGCCGGCCAGCCAGGCGAACGGCACTGAAAACCCCCCGTCCGCTCCATTCAGAGCAGCCTCTGGCTTGTGGCCCACTCAGTCCACCCCTCTGCCCACTCAGTCCAAAGAGTCCTTAAAGTTGCACTTGCCTACTTCCCTTTCATGCCAGAGAAGCCTCTGGGACTCGGGTTCTGTGGATGAGTCACTTTCGGATGATGTGGCCTTTTCTCAGACGTACACTTGGTCCCCCATGGACGgtacaagttctgctgtccccAGTCAGCATCATGCTGGGAAAGATCAGATGGACGGCCTCGATGCCAGCCCCCAGCCTGGCTGCCCTCACCATGTGGACACACCAGGGAACCCTTCAGGAGCTGAATGGACACCATCTGCAAGTCCAGCTCGCAGTAAAAGACAGAACAGCACCGACAATGACTGTGGCACACCTTCCAAGCTCCACAGG